In Amycolatopsis solani, a single window of DNA contains:
- a CDS encoding STAS domain-containing protein, whose protein sequence is MTTRLSHPPLTLPEPDRLISRAADDFTISSTLHPGRYTVVAVTGRADAPALRTLAGYLAGLVHAGVRHVVIDLSRVDRPGDDLLGLLRRCGERLAADGGALELIGLTPPVLYELDDDALAEVFARYRAAFEGGRWHWAERRCPQGFDGVAEPGSPARFRAFVDTGATGRGERFGRRR, encoded by the coding sequence ATGACCACCAGGCTTTCCCACCCACCCCTCACGCTCCCGGAACCGGACCGGCTGATCAGCCGCGCCGCGGACGACTTCACCATCAGCTCCACCCTGCACCCCGGGCGCTACACCGTCGTCGCGGTCACCGGGCGGGCGGACGCACCGGCGTTGCGGACCCTCGCGGGGTACCTGGCCGGGCTCGTCCACGCGGGCGTCCGCCACGTCGTCATCGACCTCTCCAGGGTCGACCGGCCCGGCGACGACCTCCTCGGCCTGCTGCGCCGCTGCGGCGAACGGCTGGCGGCGGACGGCGGCGCGCTGGAGCTGATCGGGCTGACCCCGCCGGTGCTGTACGAGCTGGACGACGACGCGCTCGCCGAGGTCTTCGCGCGGTACCGCGCCGCCTTCGAGGGCGGCCGGTGGCACTGGGCGGAACGGCGCTGCCCCCAGGGCTTCGACGGCGTCGCCGAGCCCGGCTCCCCCGCCCGCTTCCGCGCCTTCGTCGACACCGGCGCCACCGGGCGCGGCGAGCGGTTCGGGCGGCGCCGATGA
- a CDS encoding PrsW family intramembrane metalloprotease: MTTTGHRAHRRTWARIFVTGLLLWVLSVIVTYATGNPNLLPTLVLLGSFLVPVTFVAWAFERRDSGEITAELVFRTFFVGGVLGVLGASVLEAYLLYPSWWLYVGVGLIEEAVKLAALALLTRGLAVKSMRDGMILGATVGFGFSAFESAGYALTSLFTTRGLSLDDLVTTELLRGLLAPVGHGLWTAILGGLLFAWSTREHFVLSLRLALAFLGVALLHALWDSMSAIALVITLVLYGQVAQLEPRGLVVPPADVTTVYTVTTWAGLGVIALLGVLWLVVLVRRSRRERRAPQWAYRIPAARY, encoded by the coding sequence ATGACCACCACCGGCCACCGCGCCCACCGCCGCACGTGGGCGCGGATCTTCGTGACGGGACTGCTGCTGTGGGTGCTCTCGGTCATCGTGACGTACGCGACCGGCAACCCCAACCTGCTGCCGACGCTCGTGCTGCTCGGCAGTTTCCTGGTGCCGGTGACGTTCGTGGCGTGGGCGTTCGAGCGCCGTGATTCCGGGGAGATCACCGCCGAACTGGTGTTCCGCACCTTCTTCGTCGGCGGCGTGCTCGGCGTCCTCGGCGCGTCGGTGCTGGAGGCCTACCTGCTGTACCCGTCGTGGTGGCTCTACGTGGGGGTCGGGCTCATCGAGGAGGCGGTCAAGCTGGCCGCGCTCGCCCTGCTGACGCGCGGGCTGGCCGTGAAGTCCATGCGGGACGGCATGATCCTGGGCGCGACGGTCGGCTTCGGCTTCTCCGCTTTCGAATCCGCCGGCTACGCGCTCACGTCGTTGTTCACCACCCGGGGCCTGTCGCTGGACGACCTGGTCACGACCGAATTGCTGCGCGGGCTGCTCGCGCCGGTCGGGCACGGGTTGTGGACCGCCATCCTCGGCGGGCTGCTGTTCGCGTGGAGCACGCGCGAGCACTTCGTGCTGAGCCTCCGCCTGGCTCTGGCGTTCCTCGGCGTCGCGCTGCTGCACGCGCTGTGGGACTCCATGTCGGCCATCGCGCTGGTGATCACGCTGGTGCTGTACGGGCAGGTGGCGCAGCTCGAGCCGCGCGGCCTCGTCGTCCCGCCCGCGGACGTGACGACGGTGTACACGGTGACGACCTGGGCGGGCTTGGGCGTGATCGCCCTGCTCGGCGTGCTGTGGCTGGTGGTACTGGTCCGCCGGTCGAGGCGGGAACGCCGGGCACCCCAGTGGGCGTACCGCATCCCGGCCGCGCGGTACTGA
- a CDS encoding STAS domain-containing protein encodes MRVPRELWVCTYRVRRDVTVLQVGGEVDVVGLADLRSALGSLLGAGNRLVVLDFGRIGFFSAGGVGVLEHTRLTLRDAGIPMRLARPSRAVLRPLTALGLVGRFDIHAGIGRAITAPARGA; translated from the coding sequence GTGCGGGTTCCCCGGGAGCTGTGGGTGTGCACCTACCGGGTCCGCCGGGACGTGACCGTGCTGCAGGTGGGGGGTGAAGTGGACGTGGTCGGGCTCGCCGACCTGCGTAGCGCGCTCGGGAGCCTGCTGGGGGCCGGCAACCGGCTCGTGGTGCTGGACTTCGGCCGCATCGGCTTCTTCAGCGCGGGGGGTGTCGGCGTCCTGGAGCACACGCGGCTCACGCTCCGGGACGCCGGCATCCCCATGCGGCTGGCCCGCCCGTCGCGGGCCGTGCTGCGGCCGCTCACCGCGCTCGGGCTGGTCGGGCGGTTCGACATCCACGCCGGGATCGGGCGGGCCATCACGGCGCCCGCCCGCGGCGCGTGA
- a CDS encoding HAD family hydrolase, giving the protein MPVRAVVLDIGETVLDDTREWHAWADWIGVGRHTFSTVLGAVTAAGRDNAETFRYFKPDFDVAAERQRREETGNGEQIEESDLYSDVRPALAELRASGVWVGLAGNQTARAGSLLRKLDLPVDAIATSAEWGVAKPDPAFFRHVVELASVAPRELLYVGDHRDNDVVAGHGAGLWTALIRRGPWGRLWADDPAVEANADWVIDTLTELPWLIAGT; this is encoded by the coding sequence ATGCCGGTTCGGGCGGTCGTCCTCGACATCGGCGAGACCGTGCTCGACGACACGCGCGAATGGCACGCGTGGGCCGACTGGATCGGCGTCGGCAGGCACACGTTCTCGACCGTGCTCGGCGCGGTCACCGCCGCAGGGCGGGACAACGCCGAAACGTTCCGGTACTTCAAACCGGACTTCGACGTCGCCGCCGAACGGCAACGTCGGGAGGAAACCGGCAACGGCGAGCAGATCGAAGAATCCGACCTCTACTCGGACGTCCGCCCCGCGCTCGCCGAGCTCCGGGCCAGCGGGGTCTGGGTCGGGCTGGCCGGCAACCAGACCGCCAGAGCAGGGAGCCTGCTCCGCAAGCTCGATCTCCCGGTCGACGCCATCGCCACCTCGGCCGAGTGGGGTGTCGCCAAGCCGGATCCCGCCTTCTTCCGGCACGTCGTCGAGCTGGCCAGCGTCGCTCCCCGCGAACTCCTGTACGTCGGCGACCACCGCGACAACGACGTGGTCGCCGGGCACGGCGCCGGGCTGTGGACAGCCCTGATCCGGCGCGGGCCCTGGGGGCGCCTGTGGGCTGACGACCCGGCAGTAGAGGCGAACGCCGACTGGGTCATCGACACGCTCACCGAGCTGCCCTGGCTGATCGCTGGAACTTGA